One genomic window of Canis aureus isolate CA01 chromosome 15, VMU_Caureus_v.1.0, whole genome shotgun sequence includes the following:
- the LOC144284369 gene encoding uncharacterized protein LOC144284369 isoform X2, with the protein MVTPLGVGSPAQRLRASPSSGSRPVAGRTARWQVDEEQDWPLTAPHGRPRPRVLQGFPGTPRCEGALSSDPCAHLSLPRAICCILEIWMDYYQEDFCRLPQSASLKKILEFIRQRMPGTDVELRARRYLQQLRRLHAAEPEAGASARAKDPEALPEPAPAPTVGPAASDGPEVLEAALAAGAEGLAPAEVPAGEAKPLQIVVTALDHGCALDEPRAPAATPEEEQALAPAIGVPRVPEPPMASGTTGFNLCAAP; encoded by the exons ATGGTCACACCGCTGGGCGTGGGCTCCCCCGCACAGAGGCTtcgtgccagcccctcctcggggagcaggcctgtggcaggcaggaccgccaggtggcaggtggacgaggagcaggactggcctcTGACAGCCCCGCACGGGAGGCCGAGgccccgggtcctgcagggcttccccgggacacctcggtgtgagggagccctgtcttctgacccctgtgcccacctgtccctccccagggccatctgcTGCATCCTGGAGATATGGATGGACTATTATCAGGAGGACTTTTGTCGGCTCCCCCAATCTGCCTCCCTGAAGAAGATTCTGGAATTCATAAGGCAGCGCATGCCAGGCACAGACGTGGAGCTCCGTGCCCGGCGTTACCTGCAACAACTCAGACGCCTCCATGCagcggagccagaggctgggg CTTCGGCCCGAGCAAAAGACCCTGAAGCACTTCCggagcccgccccagccccaactgtggggcctgctgcctCGGATGGGCCTGAAGTGCTCGAGGCcgccctggctgctggggctgagggcttggcccCAGCTGAGGTGCCAGCTGGGGAGGcgaagcccctgcagatagtggtcactgctctaGATCACGGCTGCGCCCTGGACGAGCCACGTGCACCTGCGGCCACCCCGGAGGAGGAGCAGGCCCTGGCACCTGCAATCGGGGTCCCCAGAGTGCCAGAGCCGCCAATGGCCTCCGGGACAACTGGCTTCAACCTCTGCGCAGCCCCCTGA
- the LOC144284369 gene encoding uncharacterized protein LOC144284369 isoform X1 has product MVTPLGVGSPAQRLRASPSSGSRPVAGRTARWQVDEEQDWPLTAPHGRPRPRVLQGFPGTPRCEGALSSDPCAHLSLPRAICCILEIWMDYYQEDFCRLPQSASLKKILEFIRQRMPGTDVELRARRYLQQLRRLHAAEPEAGATASARAKDPEALPEPAPAPTVGPAASDGPEVLEAALAAGAEGLAPAEVPAGEAKPLQIVVTALDHGCALDEPRAPAATPEEEQALAPAIGVPRVPEPPMASGTTGFNLCAAP; this is encoded by the exons ATGGTCACACCGCTGGGCGTGGGCTCCCCCGCACAGAGGCTtcgtgccagcccctcctcggggagcaggcctgtggcaggcaggaccgccaggtggcaggtggacgaggagcaggactggcctcTGACAGCCCCGCACGGGAGGCCGAGgccccgggtcctgcagggcttccccgggacacctcggtgtgagggagccctgtcttctgacccctgtgcccacctgtccctccccagggccatctgcTGCATCCTGGAGATATGGATGGACTATTATCAGGAGGACTTTTGTCGGCTCCCCCAATCTGCCTCCCTGAAGAAGATTCTGGAATTCATAAGGCAGCGCATGCCAGGCACAGACGTGGAGCTCCGTGCCCGGCGTTACCTGCAACAACTCAGACGCCTCCATGCagcggagccagaggctgggg ctacAGCTTCGGCCCGAGCAAAAGACCCTGAAGCACTTCCggagcccgccccagccccaactgtggggcctgctgcctCGGATGGGCCTGAAGTGCTCGAGGCcgccctggctgctggggctgagggcttggcccCAGCTGAGGTGCCAGCTGGGGAGGcgaagcccctgcagatagtggtcactgctctaGATCACGGCTGCGCCCTGGACGAGCCACGTGCACCTGCGGCCACCCCGGAGGAGGAGCAGGCCCTGGCACCTGCAATCGGGGTCCCCAGAGTGCCAGAGCCGCCAATGGCCTCCGGGACAACTGGCTTCAACCTCTGCGCAGCCCCCTGA